Part of the Lotus japonicus ecotype B-129 chromosome 6, LjGifu_v1.2 genome, ggtttggttgaattgattgaaaagaaagcaaacagaaattaaaagagatttaaatCAAATAAgagaaagtgttagtcatcagattataacattcaagtgcaacaaaccttcattggttacaaaagattaactcttccttatcaattccctaatttgtgagaactaattaactaagcaaaaattaattcacagtttcctaaacaaagcgattaagaaacagttacgaactagcatgaactaagcgaacatgcatcaactcttatttctaaaactacggaattaagcaaaccctagatcagaaatagagatgaaaagaattaataaagaaagaatttgcattaagaacagaacctcaagtttgcaaacacaagaatattaaaaatcctaagactaactagggagtttagcaactcatactagaaaggAGGGAGAGATAGGAGGAGGAGAATGTGAGGTGGTGTGATGGTGGTTAGAtggtggtgaggtctaacaaaagcctaaacccacttatttatactaataaataaacttgttcatcaagtaacaatctttgttatctaaatcttttctaaatcttcacaaaatcgggcccacataaaggagtaagctgctgaacaatcaggcatttgcgggtcccacaagaagtctggatcttcaattgaggtaaacatgagagttgtagccctttaagtcagcttcacgggccttcaatcggatcctaattcggagttatgtagcccaagatatgatcattttagtgcagactgttccagactcgcaggattagcgacagcaactttgcaaggccaTTTTGACCATGTTAGAGGCTTTTTCTTCAGTTGTGCTGAACATAAAaattgtagggcttcgagttagctttccaacgacatattatgaGCTTTATTTCGATATTGTTAGCTTCATGTtcaatctgttctagcaaaaccgttagaaactaaaagtgtagaattaagctcttttccatgaataatccaaataaacactaatggtcaaaacatggctaagtcataacaattaggcacaaaaatgtatataatgaagcttagaaagacacatgtaaagtgcatcaattatacgCTTATCAAATTCCCCCACACTTAGtcttttgcactcctgggcaaaactcaactttaaagaagaatcagaaaatcacttatgataacaagtacttcctaaaacataaaaactcagctcacacttatctttgagaaGTAGAAATTCAGGtttatgagcaagaaaacaaccacttcattttccacaaagattAGACAAATTAGATTCCATCACCTACATTTCAAGCCAACAAGAGTTTTcaaattgaacatcaaagttggatgcaagtgttatactctctactctcaagtgtttgggcttgtgtttaatcatgcttaagcaactctcatcatctcatgaaaacatgcatctatcataggcttgacaagattctaacacaccaattaaattgaacaaatgcatacaaagatcaaaggacttttcaaggttgtaatgaggctaaggtcaaggaaggatttatgaaagatattcagagttaaaacttaggaaaaataagagcaatggggaataattcaaattaaacttactcacaaccccaagatacattcttccttttcacatcttcattttttcaacttccacatccttttctttctttagtaccttccttcactttgtaacttctctttttttctttctttttcttttttttgacatttgcatatttttcttttttttttctttcaactttttttttttgcttgcttacaatttatccACAAGGAAGGTACCTCTTTAGAGAAACTTagaccatgcattcaaataaTTCACCCCCACACTTATTGAATACTCATTCCCAAgtcaattccaaagctcttacatttcctaaggtaaggtatcatcattgtttttcacttagacttgtaatgagctacaaaagaatggagatattaggctcaaaggggttaaaacactactacagaaaaggcttTTCGCCACGGTTCCGCACGCCCTTTTGCCACGGTTTAACCGTGGCGATAGCCTGCGTGGCAATTGAGcaattgccacggttcaagggcgaaccgtggcaattgattcGCCTATGACCACAGTTCGTAAAaggtaaccgtggcaatagggtccacatattgtcacggttacgcacttaaccgtggcaatagagtccacatattgccacggtcaagcgtgtaaccgtggcaatatatGGCTTCTATTGCCACAGGCTTTTAACCGTTGCAATACAGctagatttttttctttttttattttaacctGGTCTGTGCATAAATTGGAGTCCATTTTctcaagaaaaataaattacataaaATTTCATGTTGAGAACAACATTCACATATTTTAGCCAAGAGAATTACTCAAATAACAAAACAATAATAAACACTATTTGTTGAGAACATACTCTCTCAAGAAATTAAACAAGCAAGCTACATAAGTTAAAAGCATGAATTAACAATGACAAAACATGCAGCTTGAACAACAAAAAACAGCAATGAGATTGACTCACCATCAGCCTCTTTTATCGACGAAAAAACAGCAGCTTGACAACATCCCCAAACACCCCCACTACTTGAAATCACCAAAGCATAGCAGTCCACACTATGCAAAATTCTTTAACACATAAGTAGCTCactcttctttaatttcattCAGTTGATCCTCATCGTAGAAGGCAAATTGACAATCAGAGAAGTACTGCAAAATGATggtaaaagtaacaaaatttagagtcacactaaaattaggaaaaattaagaatttagtCAATGTAGGTGTAAGGACTATCACCAGGTATTTACCCTTTGAAAGTTTAATCTTTTGATCATATTGAAAGCATAGCTTTACAACAATAAACACAGACCCAATTACAGATAAAGTATTCACTATGAGTTAACTGCTGAAAAATATAGGGTGTAGAGGAAAGAGTCAGACCTGGAGATTTAGAATCAGACTAGTCCTCTAAGTCAGTGGCAACCAGTTTGGCTCTTCAATCTACAACTTCAAATAAATCTAATCAAACAAAGCCAAAAGCAATAATTGAAGTCAGATTCGAGTTACTACAATCAGCTCTTGTACATATTCATAGTAATGAAGATAAAACAGTAACAGATCTAACTAATCAATGGTTAACTAAGCAATCAGCTAACTACATATGTGATTtactaaaatagcaaaaacaGAGTACCAGAACTGCACTAGCACAGTTTTGAAGGAAAACTAGCTAGtctaaaaataaaagaacaacTAAAGAAGAAAAACGCAGCAAGAGAAGCCAAATTTGGCCTAGCCAAAAGCTGCACAACAACATAGAAATCCCAGTCTCCTCGGGTCAAGCTATGAAACAGCACCCATCCAAGAGAAACTCAAAATACATAGCAATATAGAGGGGCAGAAGCAATAGCAGCATCGCAATATAAAAGGATCATCCCTCAAAGACATATCAGATACTTGCCGAGAGCCTCACACAAAATAATCTAACTAGAAGTGGAATTGGATATGGGATGATTATGTTTTCACTTTTTCTTGATTAATTGATGGGATTTTGGGCCCTTGAAGCATGGAACCAtttatcattttcttccttCCATTTCATTAATGTATTGAGTCTTCTACTTGCACGCCAAAACAATTCCTAATCATTAACATTCCAACTTAatataagagtctgaaatgATGTTTCTTTGATTGCTCTCTTAAAAATTGCATTAAAGAAGGTTTTTGAGGAAAAGCAAATCTAATTCTCCCTTTGAGGTCTTTGACTAGAAAATCAACACCCTTGACCATGTCTATGAATTGAGGCAGCCGAAAACAAGAAAAAGAGACGCACAGAAAGGAGATTAGTGAAAGTAAATGCAAAGCTAAGGGATGagaaccctaaacacacacCACACTCAATTAAACAAATTAGCCTATTAAACCTATAAAATTGATGATACTAATGCGGTAATGCTAGTTGAATATACCTTTTTGTTTGATTACTCAGGGTATAAGACATACCAGAAAATTGTATTTTAGTACTTTGCTGGTTGTTTCATGCCCAGCCTTATCAATATGTTTTTTTGAGAATAAAccatattatatattaatagaaagaaaagatgTGAAACACCCAGTACATAGTTAAGCCTTACAAAATCAAGCAAGGGAAAACAGAAAGCAAATACAACCTAAGGGGAAAGCTATGAAACGAAGCCCCattcaaggaaagaaaaaagaagaaaagaaacaatAGAAGATAACAACAGCCACGTCTTCCTCTAATCCATAGCAGAGGCAGGGAAGGAGGAAAGAAGCCAAGCCTTATCAATATATTTTCTTGGAAAAACCAAATGTATATAATAAAGGGAGGACACCAAGCCAGGAGAATACAGAAATACAAAGAGAAAACGCAAAGGATACAAACAATCAAAAACAAATAACAGAAGCataaaacaatcaaaaaaacaaaaaaagcatAAAAACAGAAACATAACAGAAAAAATGGAAAAGACGAGCAACAAGAATGAAACCGAACACAGATCAGCAACTCTGGGCACTCGACAACAGCACAAATAAAGCAGGGGCAGGCTCAATCAAACATTCAAAAAGAAGCAGAAATATCAAGACAAATCCATATGTTAACCACACTGTTAAACCATCTTAATTTTGCAAGCTTAACAATCTTGTCAATTCCGTCCCTATCATCAGAGAGTCGATATGGTTGAGACCGATTAGCAACGAGAAAGGTCTGCTTGTTGGAGACAAAACCCAGCCCACCGCGAGTGTAAAAATCGCAATATCTctttatttctaaaaaaaaaagaattaaagtGGTGAATACCTCAGATTGTGGGCAGAATGCAAGCGGCGGTGGGAGAGGGACCAGAGCTTCAGGATGCAGGAAAGCGGCGCCGGTGGGAGAGAGTGAACATGTCGATGGAGAGCGGGAGGGAAGGGCAGGGAAACGAGAGAGGGACGAGAACAGATTAGAGCTTCGTCGGATATGGAACACGGAGAGGAACCAGAGCTTCGATGGAGTGTGGAGAGTGGGATAGAGCGTGGGAGGGAGAGGGGTTAGGGTTTTCTTCTGAAAAAAATTGGAGTGTGGGAGGGAGATGAAAAAATCGACGGGGTAGTGAAAATTTGGGAAAAATGTTCTATTGTCACGGTctctcaaaaaaataataaaatattatactCTATTACCACGGTTCCGCTTATAACCGTGGTAATTGAgcttttgccacggttccgcctataaccgtggcaattgaggcgTGGCGAAAAgtcttttctgtagtagtgaaacaaaggttaaaacttgcaaggtaagctttttaggccagtaggttattgaaaaagaatgcctgatcacatcaaagtatgaaaatgaacaacaatttgagtcagaatcaagtcaagttctgcagtgcatataaacatgaggaaatcacacaagaaagaagagaatcatggcaaagacattaccattcaagtgtttggtccaaaatctcacaaggtagtcctcacatggcaagcatataacacaatgaatccaacaaatTAGTTtcaatgcaaatcatgatgaactcaaaatgcaagcaacttcatccaagagagacatgaaacttaacagaaaagtggttacattgctcacaaactcagcatctctaaaactcattgaaaaggtgtgaactcttttattgaaaacaataaaaacaaagcaaataaattgaaattgcaaactatcctaactgaggttctactactcctaaataagattcccacccccacacttaaatcacacattgtcctcaatgtgaggcacaaatcatcaaataaattagacaagtgtaataaaagagaaaggttaggaaaaaccagggatcaagggagctggcgaggcatgaaacctggtaatgctctgaatctgctatcacctgggtctggtggaggccttgcattaagaggaagctcatagtcttgaggcacaacaacgacaatccacaagtcaggtggctttggagggatctcatctgcaacaatcttaacaaactcaaactgttctctagcaccttcagcatgactcatgacaatgttcagtttgagtgaaaactttttccaagcatgtgtaccacctgaaataagagtaaatgaaaaatcagtacattcaacaatcaactctttgtctggagacttcggtagaggtttcaaaacatattCCTCCATGGAAATTGACTTCTTGCAATCAACAGAGTCTCCAATAAGCAcgactttttcaaaaatgtctagattaattaaaagcggcttatgtgaaaatattgctaatttagatccacgttctacatccatcttcttaacttcatcccttgcaaaacacttcttgaaatcatccaacaacttattttcttcttcaccatgataCATCTTCTCATTCTCATAAGTTCTTTGTGGAAGAGGGAGATGTATTTCTTGTTGGTTGGCTTCATCATTAGAATCAGCATCAGAAGCAAAATCAACTGCAAACTCACTAACATCACTAGAACCATTAGTCTTAGCATCAAGATGAGTATCATCACAAGgattaacttcatcatcaatctctgcATCAGCTTCATGTTGCAATGTGGGAGTGCGAGCAACTAGCTCGTTAACTGGAGCTTGTAAATTTGCAGTATCTTGCAGGTGTTGATCAGCATTTGCATTGAGATTTGCAAACATTTGGTTCAACATGTCTTGAATTTCTTGCAATATGGAAGGTTCCTCGTGTCGAGGTTGTTGAAACTGGGCTTGGTTTGCttcatattgctttgaaatgtCTTCCAGAAATTCGGGTGGATCATTCCAAGGTTGATGAAATTCCTCTTGTGAATGATGTGGATCATGAAATGGATATTGAAATTCCTCTTGCGGATAGTAGCATGGTGGTGAATAAATAGGCTGCTGGAATTGCCCTTGTGGATGATAGCAAGGTGggtcacaccaaatattttcaaaattctcttgtgGATAACATTGAGGTGACTCAAACTGTTGTTGATAGCTCTTGAGCAACATTTGTGTAACAGAAAATTGTATCTCGTCGAGTTTGGCTTCTAGCTTATCaagtttagcttccatcactgCAAAAATTCTACAGACTAACACAGTAACACTCGTGttctgtttatttttttttcaccagAAAGAAAATagtaaacaaaaacaaaaaaatctaaCGAAGAAAACAAAAACGTAAAAGAACAGAATCTAATAGAATTGGAGTAATaccaatggaagaagaagaaaaaaaaaactgaaagtaacgaaaaaaaaagaagaagaaaatatgttagtgaaaaaaaaaattaaacggGACctgaaagacaaaaaaaaaatgttagtaacaaaagaaaaaaaaaagaatctggtaagaaaaaaaaattgaacgaaaccagcaaaaataaaagaaaaaaagagttagtaaaaagaaaatctagtaataataataataagaataataaagaaggaaaagaagataaaaaagatagcaaaataaaataaaagagagaaaagatagagaaataagaatagaagatagtgatataaaaatagaagatgggaaagagaattagaagattgaagatagAGATAAAAGATATGGGATAGATATATaagatataaaagaaaaaacaacctacaatctaattaataattataaaaccAAATCAAATTTATGTATAACCGTGttcctcttttcttttctttttgtttattaaaaacgtaaaaaacaaaaaaatactctaagaataattaataatcactgaagtccccggcaacggcgccaatttgacgaacgcactgtcgcgggtgcgtgtcaaagtattctgctttgaatgcagtataAGGTGTTGAACAtcaggatcgatctcacaaggactcggtgaagtattaattgatattagagtaaaacaaaagaaaattaaaaagggggtttggttgaattgattgaaaagtaagcaaacagaaattaaaagagatttaaatCAAATAAgagaaagtgttagtcatcagattataacattcaagtgcaacaaaccttcattggttacaaaagattaactcttccttatcaattccctaattcgtgagaactaattaactaagcgaaaattaattcacagtttcctaaacaaagcgattaagaaacagttacgaactaacatgaactaagcgaacatgcatcaactcttatttctaaaactacggaattaagcaaaccctagatcaaaaatagagatgaaaagaattaataaagaaagaatttgcattaagaacagaacctcaagtttgcaaacacaagaatattaaaaatcctaagactaactagggagtttagcaactcatactagaaaggAGGGAGAGATaggagtgtaagatcaagtttggatctagtagtacaactctatgttttgatgattacaagttaaccttttgatatgaacaattgtggtactctaacgtgtttctctgagtgtgctatttacaggctctgacctcaactcaatctcacacaaatcagaagcattgtgtataaagagcgacccaagcaacgctttcgcattcaccatgttcagtatgaacagtggaaaagcttcagaagttctgaagttatacaaactctgatgtggactcagtcactagaagttatgaagatccagaaagtctgataaccaagaaacactgaaggctcagatattctgatggtgtagaagactctgaagatccagaagctgattagtgaaattctgatgtccagaagcaagatactctgaagaccatgtacttccctctgagttcagaatcagaagaaacaatggtcagaggatctgggctttccctctgactctgatcaaccggcttcacaagttccaacatgaagctttctcctgatcagaagtctcctatgtttaaaggtcaagtcgctatccaagtacaaaagcaactgtaccttcctgacgacctacctaacagtctcagacacagcagaagctggattttccagaacttccctccaacggtagcatttcccatgcaacgctcaaccctaatccttggagtatataaagaggctgaagactgaaagaagcggctagaagcattcacatacgcgcaagacaaattcaaattcttctaagctttctttcatctgaaattcattgagtttactattagctttttagaagcaaatctcttgtaaacaattctttgataaacagtttgtttagttcctctaggagatcaaggttgatcggatcctagagaagactaagagagtgaatcttagtgtgagctaagtcagtgtaattgttagtcacttgtaggtttcaagtgcagttgtaactcttacctgattagtggattgccttcattctaagaaggaagaaatcaccttaacgggtggactggagtagcttgagtgatttatcaagtgaaccaggataaaatccttgtgtgcttttctatctcttatctttagcacttaagttctcgaaagatttgtcaaaatctttaaggtggaagctttatcttgaaaacgttattcaaacaccccctttctaccgtttttcataccttcaattggtatcagagcgcaagttctgattaccacacctaacagtgttcagtgatccgggccggtgtgaaaaacaatggctgccaccaccagtgaaactcaaagagatggttacaatgcaaagcctcctatgttcgacggtcaaaggttcgaatattggaaagatagactggaaagtttctttctgggtttcgatgcagatctctgggatattattgtggatggctacgagcgtccagttgatgcagatggcaagaagatcccaaggtcagagatgactgcagatcaaaagaagctgtactcacaacatcacaaagcaagagcaattcttctaagtgctatttcctatgaagagtaccagaagattacagatcgtgagtttgcgaaaggcattttcgaatctctgaagatgtctcatgaaggaaacaagaaagtcaaagaatcaaaggcattgtctttgatccaaaagtatgaatccttcatcatggatcCAAAtcagtccattgaagaaatgttctccagatttcagttgcttgtagctggcatacgacctctcaacaagagctacacaacaaaagatcatgtcataagggtcatcaggtgtcttcctgaaagttggatgcctttagtgactttaatagagctcacgagagatgttgagaatatgagtttagaagaactcatcagcattttgaaatgccatgagctgaagcgctcagagatgcaagatctgaggaaaaagtccatagccttaaaatctaaatctgaaaaggctaaggctgagaagtcaaaagctcttcaagctgaagaagaggaatctgaagaagcttcagaagattctgatgaagatgagctgactctgatctccaagagactcaatcgcatctggaagcacaggcagagcaaatacaaaggctctggaaaggcaaaaggaaagtctgaatcctcaggtcagaagaagtcctcacttaaggaagtcacatgctttgagtgcaaagaatcagggcactacaaaagtgactgtccaaagttgaagaaggacaagaagccaaagaagcacttcaagacaaagaagagtctgatggtgacatttgatgaatcagagtcagaggatgttgactctgatggtgaagtccaaggactcatggctattgtcaaagacaaagaagcagagtcaaagggagctgttgactctgactcagaatcaaaaggagatcctaattcagacgatgaaaatgaggtattcgcttctttctctacctctgaactgaaacatgcattgtctgatatcatggataagtataactccttattgtctaagcataagaagctgaaaaaggacttatttgctgtttccaagactccttctgaacatgagaaaattatttctgatttgaaaaatgataatcatgctttgatcaattctaactctgtgcttaagaaccagattgctaagttagaagaaattgttgcttgtgatgcctctgattgtagaaatgagtctaagtatgaaaagtcttttcaaagattcctagctaaaagcgtggatagaagcttaatggcttcaatgatctatggcgtaagcagaaatggaatgcatggcattggctattctaaaccaattagaaatgagccctctgtgtctaaagctaaatccttgtatgaatgctttgttccctctggtacgatattgcctgatcctttacctgctaaagttgctaaaaaccctcttaaaaagggatccttctctatgtctaaatatcatgcaaatattcctttaaaatatcatgttgagacacccaaggtgatcagaacctctggggtaactaacaagagaggacccagaaagtgggtacctaaggacaagattatctatgttgcagatatccttgatagctccactgaaacaccaatcatggtataaggacagtggatgctcgcgtcacatgacgggagaaaggcgtatgttcctagagctaaaacttaagcctggaggcgaagttggctttggaggaaatgaaaagggtaaaattgttggtactggtactatttgtgtagatagtagtccatgcattgataatgtgttattggtagacggcttaacacataacttattgtctataagtcaattagctgacaagggttatgatgttatattcaatcaaaagtcctgccgggctgtaagtcaaatcgatggctctgttctgtttaacagcaagaggaagaacaacatttataagatcagattatctgagttggaggctcagaatgtgaagtgccttctgtctgttaatgaagagcagtgggtatggcatagacggttagggcatgccagtatgagaaagatttctcagctgagcaagctaaaccttgtcaggggcttacccaatctgaagtttgcttcagacgctctttgtgaagcatgtcagaaaggcaaattcacaaaagtccctttcaaggcaaagaatgttgtctcaacctcaaggccgttggaacttctgcatatcgacctttttggaccagtgaaaactgagtctataggtggcaagagatatgggatggttatagccgctgatgactatagccgctggacatgggtaaagtttctaacccgcaaggatgagtctcatgctgtgttctctaccttcattgcccaagtgcaaaacgagaaggcttgtaggattgtgcgtgtcagaagtgaccatggtggagagtttgagaatgacaagtttgagagtctgtttgattcctatggaatttcacatgatttctcttgtcccagaactcctcaacaaaatggtgttgttgaga contains:
- the LOC130725136 gene encoding uncharacterized protein LOC130725136, with the protein product MEAKLDKLEAKLDEIQFSVTQMLLKSYQQQFESPQCYPQENFENIWCDPPCYHPQGQFQQPIYSPPCYYPQEEFQYPFHDPHHSQEEFHQPWNDPPEFLEDISKQYEANQAQFQQPRHEEPSILQEIQDMLNQMFANLNANADQHLQDTANLQAPVNELVARTPTLQHEADAEIDDEVNPCDDTHLDAKTNGSSDVSEFAVDFASDADSNDEANQQEIHLPLPQRTYENEKMYHGEEENKLLDDFKKCFARDEVKKMDVERGSKLAIFSHKPLLINLDIFEKVVLIGDSVDCKKSISMEEYVLKPLPKSDGIDKIVKLAKLRWFNSVVNIWICLDISASF